A single genomic interval of Novosphingobium ginsenosidimutans harbors:
- a CDS encoding TonB-dependent receptor, translating into MRNLIAVLLASTALLSQAAWAEEVEEETAAAADESEIIVFGQGETKQVQEVGARDIAVLLPGTSPLKAIEKLPSVNIQSADAFGNYEWSTRVTIRSFNQNQLGFNFDGIPLGDMSYGNHNGLHISRVVSPENIGTVRVTQGSGSLGTQSTNNLGGTVETFSMDPLDRLAVQANGTYGSDNTIRGFVRLNAGSADGVRGFVSYGYGSTDKYKGEGKQDQHMVNAKVVVPLGEATLDGWFSFSDRREQDYQDMSLGMLARLGYDSDNLYPDYALAIRLADIGNNRGETGAPVSNAAAGTVYPGNYTSVDDAYYDASGLRQDTVAALGFKSPVGDDVKVALRAYYHHNKGMGLWGTPYVPSPNGVPISIRTTEYKIDRGGLFGRIDWDAGMNKLSVGGWYETNSFNQARRFYDLESRTNPGRSFREYPKNPFFTQWEFDFDTETLQYFVEDRIDLGQLKINLGWKGFKVTNEATAVVAASFPQGKIGVTDWFQPHVGANLSLGGNAELFAGFTQATRSFASATTTGPFSTNQTGFNAIVNTLKPETSDTYELGARYNSSVLNGVVGVYLVNFKNRLLSAASGPSIVGSPSVLQNVGAVRSVGFEAVGDLKLGGGLGLFASYSYTDATYRDDVRNISGTLLAAIKDKTVVDSPKHMLRGELTYDQGPIFGRIGVNYMSKRYFTYTNDQSVPGRAIVDASIGYRVTDGIEVQLNATNLFDKQYLGTINSGGTGNSGDRQTLLVGAPQQFFVTLKAGF; encoded by the coding sequence ATGCGTAATCTGATTGCCGTGCTGCTTGCTTCGACTGCTCTGCTTTCGCAGGCTGCCTGGGCCGAAGAAGTCGAAGAGGAAACTGCCGCCGCTGCTGACGAAAGCGAAATCATCGTCTTCGGACAGGGCGAAACCAAGCAGGTCCAGGAAGTGGGTGCGCGCGACATCGCCGTGCTGCTGCCGGGAACCAGCCCGCTGAAAGCGATCGAGAAGCTGCCAAGCGTGAATATCCAGTCGGCGGATGCCTTCGGCAACTACGAATGGTCGACCCGCGTCACGATCCGCAGCTTCAACCAAAACCAGCTGGGCTTCAACTTTGACGGCATTCCGCTGGGCGACATGAGCTATGGCAACCACAACGGCCTGCACATCAGCCGCGTGGTAAGCCCGGAAAACATCGGCACGGTGCGCGTGACGCAGGGTTCAGGATCGCTCGGCACCCAGTCCACCAACAACCTTGGTGGTACGGTCGAAACGTTCTCGATGGATCCGCTCGATCGTCTCGCGGTCCAGGCCAATGGTACTTACGGCAGCGACAACACGATTCGCGGCTTCGTGCGCCTGAACGCGGGTAGCGCGGACGGTGTGCGCGGCTTTGTCTCCTATGGCTACGGCTCGACCGACAAGTACAAGGGCGAGGGCAAGCAGGACCAGCACATGGTCAATGCCAAGGTGGTTGTGCCGCTTGGTGAAGCGACACTCGACGGTTGGTTCAGCTTCTCGGACCGGCGCGAGCAGGATTATCAGGACATGTCGCTCGGGATGCTGGCGCGGCTGGGCTACGATTCCGACAACCTTTATCCAGACTATGCGCTGGCGATCCGCCTGGCTGACATTGGCAACAACCGCGGCGAAACCGGCGCGCCGGTTTCGAACGCCGCTGCGGGTACGGTCTATCCGGGCAACTACACCTCGGTCGACGATGCCTACTACGATGCCTCGGGGCTGCGTCAGGACACGGTCGCGGCGCTGGGCTTCAAGAGCCCGGTGGGTGATGATGTGAAGGTCGCACTGCGGGCCTACTACCACCACAACAAGGGCATGGGCCTGTGGGGCACGCCCTATGTACCAAGCCCCAACGGTGTTCCCATCTCGATCCGCACGACCGAGTACAAGATCGATCGCGGCGGTCTGTTTGGCCGGATCGACTGGGATGCCGGCATGAACAAGCTGTCGGTCGGCGGTTGGTATGAAACCAACAGCTTCAACCAGGCGCGTCGTTTCTATGACCTTGAAAGCCGGACCAACCCGGGCCGCTCGTTCCGCGAATATCCTAAAAATCCGTTCTTCACCCAGTGGGAGTTCGATTTCGACACCGAGACGCTGCAGTATTTCGTTGAGGATCGGATCGACCTGGGACAGCTGAAGATCAACCTTGGCTGGAAGGGTTTCAAGGTCACCAATGAGGCCACTGCCGTCGTCGCCGCAAGTTTCCCTCAAGGTAAGATCGGCGTGACCGACTGGTTCCAGCCACATGTTGGCGCGAACCTCTCGCTGGGCGGCAATGCCGAACTCTTCGCCGGCTTCACCCAGGCCACCCGCTCGTTCGCCTCGGCCACGACGACGGGTCCGTTCTCGACCAACCAGACCGGCTTCAATGCCATCGTCAATACGCTCAAGCCCGAAACCTCGGACACCTATGAGCTGGGCGCGCGTTACAACAGCTCGGTGCTCAACGGGGTGGTCGGGGTCTATCTGGTCAACTTCAAGAACCGCCTGCTCTCCGCCGCCAGCGGCCCGAGCATCGTCGGCAGCCCCTCGGTGCTGCAGAACGTCGGGGCGGTCCGCTCGGTCGGGTTCGAGGCTGTCGGCGACCTGAAGCTTGGCGGCGGGTTGGGCCTGTTCGCTTCCTATAGCTACACTGACGCTACCTACCGCGACGATGTCCGCAACATCTCCGGCACCTTGCTGGCAGCTATCAAGGATAAGACGGTGGTGGACTCGCCCAAGCATATGCTGCGCGGTGAGTTGACTTATGATCAGGGTCCGATCTTCGGGCGGATCGGCGTGAACTACATGTCGAAGCGCTACTTCACTTACACCAATGACCAGTCGGTGCCGGGCCGGGCGATCGTCGATGCCTCGATCGGGTACCGGGTGACCGACGGGATCGAGGTTCAGCTGAACGCGACCAACCTGTTCGACAAGCAGTACCTGGGCACCATCAATTCTGGCGGCACGGGCAACAGCGGGGATCGCCAGACCCTGCTGGTGGGCGCGCCCCAGCAATTCTTCGTCACGCTCAAGGCCGGGTTCTGA
- a CDS encoding type II 3-dehydroquinate dehydratase — MAGTILVLNGPNLNLLGTREPEVYGHATLADVEALCRAEAEAAGFTIDFRQTNAEHEMVEWIQQGRTGLAGMVINPAAFSYAGFPVLDALKLVECPVVEVHISNIHRRDEAWRKDTIMTAAVTGVISGLGIAGYGLAVRYLAGQGRN, encoded by the coding sequence ATGGCCGGAACGATCCTCGTCCTCAACGGACCCAACCTCAACCTGCTCGGCACGCGCGAGCCGGAGGTCTATGGCCACGCAACTCTGGCTGACGTCGAGGCCCTGTGCCGCGCCGAAGCCGAAGCAGCGGGGTTCACGATCGATTTCCGTCAGACCAACGCCGAACATGAAATGGTCGAGTGGATCCAGCAGGGCCGGACGGGTCTGGCCGGCATGGTTATCAATCCGGCCGCCTTTTCCTATGCGGGCTTTCCGGTGCTTGATGCACTCAAGCTGGTCGAATGCCCGGTGGTGGAAGTCCACATCTCCAACATCCACCGCCGCGACGAGGCCTGGCGCAAGGACACCATCATGACCGCAGCGGTAACGGGCGTGATCTCTGGCCTGGGGATCGCCGGCTATGGCCTGGCGGTGCGCTATCTGGCGGGGCAAGGCCGCAACTAG
- a CDS encoding MaoC family dehydratase: MPGVWFDELSVGQRFDHAIRRTVTETDNVLFTTLSHNPAQLHLDAEYMKGSEYGQVLVNSCFTLSLMVGVSVGDTTLGTAVANLGWDEVRFPKPVFIGDTLNIVTEVLELRGSKSRPDAGIVTFLHQAFNQRGELVASCKRSGLQRKKPAA, translated from the coding sequence ATGCCCGGAGTCTGGTTTGACGAACTGTCGGTGGGCCAGCGGTTCGATCATGCGATCCGCCGCACAGTGACCGAGACGGACAATGTGCTGTTCACTACCCTTTCGCACAATCCGGCGCAGCTGCATCTGGATGCCGAGTACATGAAGGGCAGCGAATATGGCCAGGTGCTGGTCAATTCGTGCTTCACGCTCAGCCTGATGGTCGGCGTCAGCGTGGGCGACACGACTTTGGGCACGGCAGTCGCCAACCTCGGCTGGGACGAGGTGCGGTTTCCAAAGCCGGTCTTCATCGGCGATACGCTCAATATCGTGACCGAAGTGCTGGAGCTGCGGGGATCGAAGTCGCGGCCCGACGCCGGCATCGTCACCTTCCTGCATCAGGCGTTCAACCAGCGCGGCGAACTGGTCGCTTCGTGCAAGCGCTCTGGCCTGCAGCGCAAGAAGCCGGCCGCCTGA
- the purU gene encoding formyltetrahydrofolate deformylase has protein sequence MSDRLILTLSCCDRPGITARVTGLLFELGGNILEAQQFNDIADRQFFMRVAFAPGRTRLDAYSAAVDGLASKLGMRWTLRAASDRRRVLILVSKFDHCLSDLLYRQRLGELAMDVVAVVGNHPRDALAASLPGDLPYHHLPITPETKPQQEAALRNLIAETGAELVVLARYMQVLSDDLSAHLAGRCINIHHSFLPGFKGAKPYHQAHTRGVKMIGATAHYVTADLDEGPIIHQDVEPISHADAPDDLVRKGRDIERRVLAEAVRLHLEDRVLLNGSRTVVFRS, from the coding sequence ATGTCCGACCGCCTGATCCTGACCCTGTCCTGTTGTGACCGCCCCGGAATCACCGCCCGGGTAACCGGGCTGCTGTTCGAGCTGGGCGGCAATATCCTTGAGGCGCAGCAGTTCAACGATATCGCCGACCGACAGTTCTTCATGCGCGTGGCCTTTGCCCCCGGCAGGACTAGGCTTGATGCCTATAGCGCGGCGGTGGACGGGCTTGCCAGCAAGCTCGGGATGCGCTGGACCTTGCGGGCGGCCAGCGACCGGCGCCGGGTGCTGATCCTGGTCAGCAAGTTCGACCATTGCCTGTCCGATCTGCTCTATCGTCAGCGGCTGGGCGAGCTGGCAATGGATGTGGTGGCCGTTGTCGGCAACCACCCGCGCGATGCTCTGGCGGCCAGCCTGCCGGGGGATCTGCCCTATCATCACCTGCCGATCACGCCCGAGACCAAGCCGCAGCAGGAAGCCGCCTTGCGCAACCTGATTGCCGAAACTGGGGCGGAGCTGGTTGTTCTGGCGCGCTACATGCAGGTTCTTTCGGACGACCTGTCAGCCCATCTTGCCGGGCGCTGCATCAATATCCACCACTCGTTCCTGCCCGGCTTCAAAGGTGCCAAGCCCTATCACCAGGCCCACACGCGCGGGGTCAAGATGATCGGCGCGACGGCACACTATGTGACCGCCGATCTCGATGAAGGGCCGATCATCCACCAGGATGTCGAGCCGATCAGCCATGCCGATGCGCCCGATGACCTGGTCCGCAAGGGCCGCGATATCGAGCGGCGCGTGCTGGCCGAGGCGGTGCGCCTGCATTTGGAAGACCGCGTCCTGCTGAACGGCAGCCGCACGGTCGTGTTCCGCAGCTAG
- a CDS encoding gamma-glutamylcyclotransferase family protein: MRFFFYGTLQAGNLNPAIAAIHGRLVPQGPGRITGALVAVPDADGWLPALVPGDGEVYGQVYAAGPEFSAEDLAALDRYEEFDPASPETSWYLRETRTLTSGELVTVYRMNGAPPADALPIPGGDFRAWLKTQNLPEFQGRDSA; encoded by the coding sequence ATGCGCTTCTTCTTTTACGGCACGCTCCAGGCCGGCAATCTCAATCCCGCGATCGCCGCGATCCATGGCCGTCTGGTTCCGCAAGGACCGGGCCGGATCACGGGCGCACTCGTCGCTGTGCCCGATGCCGATGGATGGTTACCTGCATTGGTCCCCGGCGATGGCGAAGTGTACGGCCAGGTCTATGCCGCGGGTCCGGAATTCTCGGCAGAGGACCTTGCCGCGCTCGACCGCTACGAGGAGTTTGACCCCGCCTCGCCCGAAACGTCGTGGTACCTGCGCGAGACGCGGACGCTGACAAGCGGCGAGCTGGTGACGGTCTATCGCATGAATGGGGCCCCGCCAGCAGATGCCTTGCCAATCCCCGGCGGCGACTTTCGCGCCTGGCTGAAAACGCAGAACCTGCCGGAATTCCAGGGCCGCGATAGCGCTTAG
- the rpmI gene encoding 50S ribosomal protein L35, with product MPKLKTKSGVKKRFKLTATGKVKHGVAGKRHRLISHNGKYIRQNRGTDVISDADAKTIKKWAPYGLN from the coding sequence ATGCCCAAGCTCAAGACCAAGAGCGGCGTCAAGAAGCGCTTCAAGCTCACCGCCACTGGCAAGGTGAAGCACGGAGTTGCCGGCAAGCGCCACCGCCTGATCAGCCATAACGGCAAGTACATCCGCCAGAATCGCGGCACCGACGTCATTTCCGACGCCGATGCGAAGACGATCAAGAAGTGGGCGCCCTACGGGCTCAACTGA
- the rplT gene encoding 50S ribosomal protein L20 has translation MSRIKRGVTTRAKHKRILDQAKGYRGRRKNTIRVARQAVEKAGQYAYRDRKVKKRTFRALWIQRINAAVRAEGLSYSQFIHGAKLAGIELDRKSMADLAMNEGGVFAAIIAQAKAALPA, from the coding sequence ATGAGCCGTATCAAGCGGGGTGTTACCACCCGAGCCAAGCACAAGCGGATTTTGGATCAGGCCAAGGGTTACCGCGGCCGCCGCAAGAACACGATTCGCGTTGCCCGTCAGGCCGTCGAAAAGGCCGGCCAGTACGCCTATCGCGACCGCAAGGTTAAGAAGCGGACCTTCCGCGCCCTGTGGATCCAGCGCATCAACGCTGCCGTCCGCGCCGAAGGCCTGTCGTATTCGCAGTTCATCCATGGCGCGAAGTTGGCCGGGATCGAACTCGATCGTAAGTCGATGGCCGATCTGGCGATGAACGAAGGCGGCGTCTTCGCTGCCATCATCGCGCAGGCCAAGGCTGCCCTGCCGGCCTAA
- a CDS encoding helix-turn-helix domain-containing protein has translation MSSQRLGEAVRVRFFMPSPALAPYITTYYLTEVDIAADDRIEDWLHPEWANLRFAHNDSWEAAIGSQPLQPMPHFIATGPTSQAARFRTGPMRSWGIGLLPVGWARLVGSDAAALADRSVDGATSQAYAHFAPLLDTIFAGAPDPAGEAQRIDSFLLQLLDQRPPAEDEIRIKAAHAALVDLDSGTVSELADKIGLSPRSLERLSLRAFGFSPKLLLRRQRFLRSLAQFLLDPSLSWIKTLDCQYVDQAHFVRDFKRFMTMSPSTYAALEHPVLGAAAKAREAAAGAAVQVLHRP, from the coding sequence ATGAGTAGCCAGCGACTGGGCGAAGCGGTGCGCGTACGCTTCTTCATGCCGTCGCCGGCATTGGCGCCCTATATCACCACCTACTACCTAACCGAGGTGGATATCGCCGCCGATGACCGGATCGAGGACTGGCTCCATCCCGAGTGGGCCAACCTGCGGTTTGCCCATAACGATAGCTGGGAAGCAGCGATCGGCTCACAGCCGCTTCAACCGATGCCGCACTTCATCGCTACCGGGCCGACCAGCCAGGCTGCCCGGTTCCGGACTGGTCCGATGCGCAGCTGGGGGATCGGTCTCTTGCCGGTCGGGTGGGCCCGTCTGGTCGGCAGCGACGCCGCGGCGCTGGCCGATCGGTCGGTGGATGGCGCGACGAGCCAGGCCTATGCCCACTTTGCTCCGCTGCTCGACACGATCTTCGCCGGCGCGCCCGACCCGGCGGGCGAAGCACAGCGGATCGATAGCTTCCTGCTGCAGCTGCTTGACCAACGTCCGCCAGCTGAAGACGAAATCCGGATCAAGGCAGCCCACGCCGCCTTGGTCGATCTCGATTCGGGCACTGTCAGCGAACTGGCCGACAAGATCGGATTATCGCCGCGTTCGCTTGAACGGCTCTCGCTGCGCGCCTTCGGTTTTTCACCCAAGCTGTTGCTGCGCCGCCAGCGGTTCCTGCGCAGCCTGGCGCAATTTCTGCTTGATCCCTCGCTGTCATGGATCAAGACGCTGGACTGCCAATATGTCGATCAAGCCCACTTCGTGCGCGATTTCAAGCGCTTCATGACCATGAGCCCCAGCACCTATGCCGCGTTGGAACATCCGGTCCTTGGTGCTGCCGCCAAGGCGCGTGAGGCAGCGGCCGGGGCAGCGGTCCAGGTTCTGCATCGCCCCTGA
- a CDS encoding helix-turn-helix domain-containing protein yields the protein MPDALPADVAVKVRFHAPPPTLQACFTSFYLTEIDVPPGAVVTDALQPEWANLRFFGGERPQAWIENGDRVENARFVATGPSTRSTNFKLGQTRFWGIGLMPLGWARFIGQPAADHANLIADGNRHVSFARFRSLAHSLTLRVEDEAEELARIIAFFDAIPPIDQDEEARILAIHAALVDPEVATVTDMVQRIGTSQRTVERACLRHFGFPPKLLLRRQRFMRSLAQFMLDRSRKWIGAIDEHYHDQAQFVRDFREFMGMSPRQYAAMPHPVLERFMYERARVHGAAVQTLDVPAGATTPIK from the coding sequence ATGCCCGACGCTCTCCCTGCCGACGTAGCCGTCAAGGTTCGGTTCCACGCACCGCCGCCAACGCTGCAGGCCTGCTTCACGTCGTTCTACTTGACCGAGATCGACGTGCCCCCTGGCGCGGTTGTGACCGACGCGCTCCAGCCCGAATGGGCCAACCTGCGCTTCTTTGGCGGAGAGCGGCCCCAGGCCTGGATTGAAAACGGGGACCGGGTCGAGAATGCGCGTTTCGTCGCCACCGGCCCCAGCACGCGCTCGACCAATTTTAAGCTGGGGCAGACGCGCTTCTGGGGGATCGGGCTCATGCCATTGGGCTGGGCCCGGTTCATTGGCCAGCCCGCTGCCGACCATGCCAATTTGATCGCTGACGGAAACCGCCACGTTAGCTTCGCCCGTTTCCGGTCGCTGGCCCACAGCCTGACCCTGCGTGTTGAGGACGAGGCGGAAGAGCTAGCCCGGATCATCGCCTTCTTCGACGCGATCCCCCCAATCGATCAGGACGAGGAAGCCCGGATCCTGGCGATCCACGCCGCCCTGGTCGATCCTGAGGTCGCAACCGTTACCGATATGGTCCAGCGGATCGGCACCAGCCAGCGCACGGTCGAGCGGGCCTGCCTGCGCCACTTCGGCTTTCCACCCAAGCTGCTGCTGCGCCGTCAGCGCTTCATGCGCAGCCTGGCTCAGTTCATGCTCGATCGCTCGCGCAAGTGGATCGGCGCGATCGATGAACATTACCACGACCAGGCCCAGTTCGTGCGCGACTTTCGTGAGTTCATGGGCATGAGCCCGCGCCAATATGCGGCCATGCCACATCCCGTGCTGGAACGCTTCATGTACGAGCGTGCCCGCGTCCACGGCGCCGCTGTGCAGACGCTCGACGTGCCGGCCGGAGCGACCACTCCGATCAAATAG
- the pheS gene encoding phenylalanine--tRNA ligase subunit alpha, whose translation MDYASTREAALARIAAAQDLDALEALRIEFLGKQGSISGLLKTLGTMSPEERQSVGPQIHALREGVTDALASRKAALEAAVLEARLANETVDLTLPAPEAPRGSVHPVSQVMDELAEIFADLGFAVATGPEIEDDWHNFTALNIPESHPARAMHDTFYFPDKDAEGRAMLLRTHTSPVQIRAMIEQGAPIRIIAPGRVYRSDSDATHTPMFHQVEGMVIDRGIHLGHLKWTLETFLKAFFERDDIVLRLRPSYFPFTEPSVEVDVGFALVGGRRVLGGSGDAPGHGWMELLGSGMMNRKVIAAGGLDPDEWQGFAFGVGVDRLAMLKYGMDDLRAFFDGDARWLSHYGFNPNDVPTLSGGVGTAA comes from the coding sequence GTGGATTACGCAAGCACCCGTGAAGCGGCGCTGGCACGCATTGCCGCCGCGCAGGATCTCGACGCGCTGGAAGCTTTGCGGATCGAGTTTCTGGGCAAGCAGGGTTCCATCTCGGGCTTGCTCAAGACCCTGGGCACGATGTCGCCAGAAGAGCGTCAGAGCGTCGGACCGCAGATCCATGCCCTGCGCGAGGGCGTGACGGATGCGCTCGCCAGCCGCAAAGCGGCGCTTGAAGCTGCCGTCCTCGAAGCACGCCTGGCCAACGAGACCGTCGACCTGACCCTGCCCGCCCCCGAGGCACCGCGCGGGTCGGTCCATCCCGTCAGCCAGGTGATGGACGAACTGGCCGAGATCTTCGCCGACCTGGGCTTTGCCGTCGCGACCGGTCCTGAGATCGAGGACGACTGGCACAACTTTACCGCGCTCAACATCCCGGAAAGCCATCCGGCCCGGGCCATGCACGATACCTTCTACTTCCCCGACAAGGACGCGGAAGGCCGCGCCATGCTGCTGCGCACCCACACGAGCCCGGTCCAGATCCGGGCGATGATCGAACAGGGCGCGCCGATCCGGATCATCGCCCCGGGCCGGGTCTATCGCAGCGATAGCGACGCCACGCACACGCCGATGTTCCACCAGGTCGAAGGCATGGTGATCGATCGCGGCATTCACCTCGGCCACCTCAAGTGGACGCTCGAGACCTTCCTGAAGGCCTTCTTCGAGCGCGATGACATCGTTCTGCGCCTCCGCCCCAGCTACTTCCCCTTCACTGAGCCTTCGGTTGAAGTCGACGTCGGCTTCGCGCTGGTGGGTGGCAGGCGCGTGCTCGGCGGTTCAGGCGATGCGCCGGGTCATGGCTGGATGGAACTGCTCGGCAGCGGGATGATGAACCGCAAGGTCATCGCCGCGGGCGGACTCGATCCCGATGAGTGGCAGGGCTTTGCCTTCGGCGTCGGCGTCGATCGCCTGGCCATGCTGAAATACGGCATGGATGACCTGCGCGCCTTTTTCGATGGCGATGCTCGCTGGCTGTCGCACTATGGCTTCAACCCCAACGACGTCCCGACCCTGTCGGGCGGCGTCGGCACTGCGGCTTGA
- the pheT gene encoding phenylalanine--tRNA ligase subunit beta yields MKFSLSWLKDHLDTSASVEEIAAKLNAVGLEVEGIEDPAAKLAGFKVAKVLTAERHPNADKLQVLTVDTGHGTPLQVVCGAPNARAGLVGVLGLPGAVVPAGGFELKKSAIRGVESNGMMCSTRELELGDDHDGIIELPADAPVGTDFADYHGTDPVFDVAITPNRPDCMGVYGIARDLAAAGLGTLKPIAVQAVPGSFPCPLPIRTDDPEGCPAFFGRAIRGVKNGASPQWMQDRLLSAGQRPISALVDITNYVMLAYGRPAHAYDLSKLTGAIFARRAQDGEQVLALNGKEYTLTAAMTVIADDIGVHDIAGIMGGEHSGCSDETTDVLLEVAYFDPVRIGETGRALNLTSDARARFERGLDPAFLDAGLAILTELIVEICGGEPSEVIQAGNPPAGTKVVAYDPAMSEGLGGVAIPGERQREILAALGFHADAQWNVTVPSWRPDVDGAADLVEEVVRIHGLDNVASVALPRVDGVARPTATLAQKLERKLRRAAAARGLNEAVTWSFLPEDQAEAFADGNGGLWTLANPISEDLKVMRPSLLPGLLSAAKRNGDRGAAGLRLFELGRRYLRGEGGHSDERLTLGVVLAGEKAARGWATGKAVPFDAFDAKAEALALLAEAGAPVDNLQVMGEAGAQFHPGQSATLRLGPKTVLARFGMLHPALLKQFDVDGPVAAVELFLDAIPAKRGAAGFARAAYAPPALQAVTRDFAFLVDAKLAAGDLVRTVKGADKANIVAVRLFDDFRGQGVPEGQKSLAVEVTLQPAEKSYTEAELKAIAEAITTAAAKLGAVLRG; encoded by the coding sequence ATGAAGTTCTCGCTTTCCTGGCTCAAGGACCACCTCGACACCTCGGCTTCGGTCGAGGAGATCGCGGCCAAGCTCAATGCCGTCGGGCTTGAGGTGGAGGGGATCGAGGATCCCGCCGCCAAGCTCGCCGGATTCAAGGTCGCCAAGGTGCTGACCGCCGAGCGCCACCCCAATGCCGACAAGCTGCAGGTCCTCACCGTCGATACCGGTCACGGCACGCCGCTGCAGGTTGTCTGCGGTGCGCCCAATGCCCGCGCTGGCCTGGTCGGCGTGCTCGGCCTGCCGGGTGCGGTAGTCCCGGCCGGCGGGTTCGAACTCAAGAAGAGCGCAATCCGCGGCGTCGAGAGCAACGGCATGATGTGCTCGACCCGCGAGCTGGAGCTGGGCGACGATCACGACGGGATTATCGAGCTGCCGGCCGATGCGCCGGTTGGCACCGACTTTGCCGACTATCATGGCACCGATCCGGTCTTCGACGTGGCAATCACGCCCAATCGGCCGGACTGCATGGGCGTCTACGGCATTGCCCGCGATCTGGCGGCGGCCGGTCTCGGCACGCTGAAGCCGATCGCGGTTCAGGCAGTACCCGGCAGCTTCCCCTGCCCGCTGCCGATCCGCACCGACGATCCGGAAGGCTGCCCGGCCTTCTTCGGCCGCGCGATCCGCGGCGTGAAGAACGGCGCCTCGCCGCAGTGGATGCAGGACCGCCTGCTCAGCGCTGGTCAGCGGCCGATCTCGGCGCTGGTTGACATCACCAATTACGTCATGCTGGCCTATGGCCGCCCGGCCCACGCTTATGACCTTTCCAAGCTGACCGGTGCGATCTTCGCCCGTCGCGCCCAGGATGGCGAACAGGTGCTGGCGCTTAACGGCAAGGAGTACACGCTTACTGCGGCAATGACCGTCATTGCCGATGACATTGGCGTCCACGACATCGCCGGGATCATGGGCGGGGAGCATTCGGGCTGTTCGGATGAGACGACCGACGTGCTGCTGGAAGTGGCCTATTTCGATCCGGTGCGGATCGGCGAAACCGGCCGTGCGCTCAACCTGACCTCGGATGCCCGTGCCCGGTTTGAGCGCGGTCTCGATCCAGCCTTCCTCGATGCCGGTCTTGCAATCCTGACCGAACTGATCGTGGAGATCTGCGGCGGGGAGCCGAGCGAAGTGATCCAGGCCGGTAATCCGCCCGCCGGGACCAAGGTTGTGGCCTATGATCCGGCCATGTCGGAAGGCCTCGGCGGCGTTGCCATTCCCGGCGAGCGCCAGCGCGAGATCCTCGCTGCGCTTGGTTTCCATGCCGATGCGCAATGGAACGTGACCGTGCCGAGCTGGCGCCCGGACGTCGATGGCGCCGCCGATCTGGTCGAAGAAGTGGTCCGCATCCATGGGCTCGACAATGTCGCCAGCGTCGCGCTGCCCCGCGTTGATGGCGTCGCTCGGCCGACCGCGACCCTGGCGCAGAAGCTGGAGCGCAAGCTGCGCCGCGCTGCCGCCGCGCGCGGGCTCAACGAAGCGGTCACCTGGTCGTTCCTGCCCGAAGACCAGGCGGAGGCCTTTGCGGACGGCAACGGCGGCCTCTGGACGCTGGCCAATCCGATCAGCGAAGACCTGAAGGTCATGCGCCCCTCGCTGCTGCCGGGCCTGCTCTCCGCCGCCAAGCGCAACGGCGATCGCGGTGCTGCCGGCCTGCGACTGTTCGAATTGGGCCGCCGCTACCTGCGCGGCGAAGGTGGCCACAGTGACGAACGGCTGACTCTTGGCGTCGTTCTGGCAGGCGAGAAGGCCGCGCGCGGCTGGGCAACCGGCAAGGCCGTGCCCTTCGACGCCTTCGATGCCAAGGCCGAAGCGCTGGCATTGCTGGCCGAAGCCGGTGCGCCGGTCGACAACCTGCAAGTCATGGGCGAGGCCGGTGCGCAGTTCCATCCCGGCCAGTCGGCCACCTTGCGGCTTGGCCCCAAGACAGTCCTTGCCCGCTTCGGCATGCTGCATCCGGCGCTGCTCAAGCAGTTCGATGTCGACGGGCCGGTCGCTGCGGTAGAGCTGTTCCTTGACGCCATCCCGGCCAAGCGCGGCGCCGCCGGCTTTGCCCGCGCCGCCTATGCGCCCCCGGCACTGCAGGCCGTAACGCGCGACTTTGCCTTCCTGGTCGATGCCAAGCTTGCGGCAGGTGACCTCGTTCGCACAGTCAAAGGCGCGGACAAGGCGAACATCGTAGCCGTCCGCCTGTTCGATGACTTCCGCGGCCAGGGCGTGCCCGAGGGACAGAAGTCGCTGGCCGTCGAGGTCACGCTGCAACCCGCCGAAAAAAGCTATACCGAGGCTGAGCTGAAGGCGATTGCCGAGGCGATCACCACGGCTGCGGCGAAACTCGGGGCGGTGCTGAGAGGTTAA